The Camelus bactrianus isolate YW-2024 breed Bactrian camel chromosome 1, ASM4877302v1, whole genome shotgun sequence genome segment CCTGAGTGCCTGACGCTGCTGTGGCCTTTGGGATTGCCCCCTGTGTGTGCTGTGGGTTTGACCCTGGTGTTGGGGtgcctgccttccctgtagcctgAGTGTCTGATCCTGATGTGGCCCTTGGGATTGTCCCCTTCGTGGGCTGTGGGTGTGTCACCCTTGTGGCCTGAAGACCTGCCCCTTGTGTGGCTTGTTCCTCCTGTGCCGACTGTTGGCTTTTCATCCTTACAGCCTGAGAATATGTCTTCCATGGGGCCTTTGGTCCTGTCCCCAGTGTGGACTGTGAATGTCCCCACCCTGCAGGTAGTGGGCCTCCTTCTTGTATGGGCTGTGGGTCTGTCCACTCTGAGGGAAGTAATCTTGCTACTCGAATGGACTGGGGGCCTGTTCCCCGTGTGGCTTGCCGGTCTGCCCCTGGTGTGAGCAGTTGGCCTGTGTCCCCTTTGGGCTGAGGATCTGCCCCAGGCACTTGGGTCCTTGCAGCAGCATGGCTAGGCCTTGAGCCCTTATGAGCACAGGAATACCCACTCCCCTGAGTCTCCTTTGCCTCTGCTGACTGGTTCCTGGGTAGGTTTTGGCCACACACATCACCAATGCAATCAGAGGAACTCCTAATCTCCATGTGGGATAGAGGGGATTTGGATGGCTCTGTCATGCAGTTTTGTAAGTTCTTCATACAGAAGCCCAGGGTGCATGCCTCACAATTGGCTGTGTCATGGGACCCATCCAAAGGCACCTCCAGTTTCACTGGTATCTCTGAAACCTTGACGCCATTTCTGTAGAATTTTTCTAGAATATGCTGTACCAGGTTGTTCAGAATCCTCTGGGTGCTATCCAGGGAGAACTCAGGCTTCTCAAATTGAGACCGGGAACACTTCCGGCACCTCTGAGCAAAAGTCCTCATAAGCACCTGCCCCTGGGACTTCCGGGGCTCCAATTTCATGTGACATAGAATCTGCACTTGGGCAGAAGCCCACCTTCGTTGGCATGAGGAACACTGGAACCTGCAAACAGAAGGAAGAAGATTATTGTTCCCTCAACTGATTGTTGACCTGAGGGAAATGGGCCAGGCTTCAGTCTCTAAGAACCCTTTCAATTTGAGAAAGTGCATGTGATAATTGACAATTGGACAAGAATGAGAGGGATTGCATTTCTAATCAAGCTTTTTCCTGTGACCCACTGAACTTCCACCCATATGTGGCCCCATGTCTACTTCTTTGCCAGTAAAACATCTCTGCATGTCTTAGAGAGAAaaacatttctgtcatttttccaGTGAAATTTGGTCTTCACAAGGTCATAGAAAACTCTTATAAAGTACCCATTTTGAGGCAAGCACTGCACTTGGTGCTTTACAGTGTTGCCCCATTTCATCTTTAAAGCACCCCCTGAGGTTGGCATTATTGAGCCCAATATccacataaggaaactgagtcataaATGATATACAACTTGCCTAAGGACACACAAAGTAAGTAGAGCCATATTTCCAATCCCAAAGCCATTTGAAACCAACCTGGTTTTATCTACCTACTATAGCACATAACCTCTATTGAAGAACATGGCTAGTTTTGCACCTGACTTGGGACCTGAAGCCATAAAcccaagtccatagtttacatcaggAGGAACTTTGGGAAAAGCACTTCccttctctaagcctcaatttttacatccataaaaagaaaaatattcaagtgTTATACTGTCCACATTAAATGAGATATTATAAGTGAAAACATTTTGTAAACTACAAAGTGCTTTTCAAAAGCTGGTCAATAGTTTTCTAAAACTTTGCTGGTAGGttgctttttcttcatttcagaATGACTGTCAGGTCAATTTATCTGAACAAGAGAAGCACCTTCCCATTTTGGGGAGTGCATAACTGATAAAAGATATCATGAGTCCCTCAAAGAGCGCTGGCTGGTGCGGAGAGAGACTCTTACCCAGTTCACTGGGTTCCAGGCATAACAAAATGACTGCTATGCAGGCTCTGGTGAATGGCTTGAAAACTGTGTTCTGCAGGACCCCAGGAGACTTCATGTAAACAATGGGTTCCACAGcaaaaacaattatatataaatatatattttctatgatatgtaatatatgaatatatgttatttataaatgtactatatggagaaaagacagcctcttcagcaagtggtgttgggataactggtCAGCTACATGTAACTCAATGAAGTTAGAtccctccctcacaccacacacaaaaataaactcaaaatggcttatagAGTTAAATATAAGACACtaaaaacctcctagaagaaaacataggcaaaacattctctgacagaaatcttagcaatgttctcctaggacagtctatcaaggcaatagaaataaaagcaaaaaaacccaaatgggacctaattaaacttacaagcttttgcacagcaaagcaagctataaataaaatgaaaaccaacctacagaatgggagaaaatgtttgcaaatgaggcaactgacaagggcttaatttccagaacatacaaacagatcatacaactcaataacaagtaagtaaataaataaataacccaatcaaaaaatgggcagaagatctaaacaaacatttctccaatgaagacatacaaatgcccAATAGGTATGTGAAAAAACagtcaatatcattaattatcagagaaatgggaATCAAAattaccatgaggtatcacctcacatcagccagagtggccatcattagaaagtccacaaacaataaatgctggagagggtgtggagaaaagggaacccttctacaccgttgggaatgtagtttggtgcagccattatggaaaatagtatggagattcctttaaaaactaaaaatagacttaccatatgatcatCAATCCTACTCCTAGACATATATCtcgaggaaactctaatttgaaaaaatacatgcaccccagtgttcatagcagcactgtttacaatagccaagacttggaagcaacctaaatgtccattgacagatgacttgataaagaagttgtggtatatatacatgtgtatacacacacacacacacacacacacacacatacaatggaatactattcagccataaaaagaataaaataatgccatttacagcaacatggatagaccttggagattgtcatactaagtgaagtaagccagaaagataaagaaaaataccatatgatattacttatatatggaatctaaaaaaaaatgatacaaatgaactcgtctacaaaacagaaacagactcacagacatagaagacaaacttatggttaccagaggggaatggggagtagagggataaattgggtgtttgggatttgcagatactaactactatatataaaatagatgaacaacaaggtcctgctgtatagcacagggaactatattcaataccttgtaatggcctatagtgaaaaagaattgaaaatgaatatatatatatgtgtacacacacacacacacacacacacacacacgaatcactatgctgtgtaccagaaattaacacaaccttgtaaactgaccatacttcaatttaaaaaaaagaaaaacatttttaatagctactaaaaataaatgaacaaatgtattataaataaatgacagagatcatacatatatatatatagagagagagagagagagagagagagagagagagattgaattAACTTATGGGACTGGAgaaggaacacttactctgcctAGGGAGATCAGGACACTTGAGTTGGTCCTTGAGGGATgcgtagggagggagggagggagataagGGCCTGCTGAACAGGCAGAACTTCATGGACAAGGGTACAGAAGTCTAAAAATGTATGGCATGGCTAATAATCCATAATGAATGGAACAGAGGGAGGCAGGTAACAGGTGAAGTGGAAAGTGAAGGTCCCTTTGTGCCATATAAAAAGAGAAGACTTGATTGTCCAGATGAGCAGTTCTCACCTTCCTGATATTGGCAAGGAAGCTGGCTCCTGCAGCTGGAGGCTTACTGGAAGTTAAAGAGGAAGATAGTCAATAAGGAAGGGGCACTACTTAGGGACTCCAAGAACTaggttttaatttctttcttataGCATCATTCCCTCCTGTTATCCTCAGGTCTTTGGTAAAGTGATGTTCAAAGCCATTGCTTGGCCTTAGTCAATTCTTGAGGCTTTAAAGGAAGGTCCCAGTCCTAGGCTGGTACTGAACAGGACTAGGGCTCAGAGGGCTGTGGCAGCCTGGGGAAGCCAGCAGGACTGATGAGGGAGACAGCAGAAGTCTGTAGATAGAGGCAGTCTGCAACAAGTGAGGTGGTGAGAGAACAGGAGAACAGATTCATGGCATTCCCTAGGATTTCCAGAAATATTTAGGGAGGAAacctaaaaaagaagaaacttccTGCTGTTAAGAAAAATGGAAGGTTAGAATCTTACCTTTTCCATCCTAAAGAAGTGTGATTACAAAAGGATGAAGAGCCTGGTGACACTTATTCTTTTAACAAGCTCTGAAAAGAACTGATCAATGCTCAGCTGAGCCTCTTGGCCCAGAAAGGCCCATGGCGGACAGACTCTCACCTACCTGCCAAATCCTCTCTGCCGATATTGCTTCCACCCTGGGGCGATACAGTCTGGCTTCAGGTTCCCATCCAACTTCAGGGTCCATCTGGCCCAGGGTTTCTCCTGCCAGATCAGTTCTTGAAATATCTGCTCCCACGTCCTGACATCCAAAGCCATTGTCTTGCTCTGAGGCTTGGAGTCCATGTTTATTGAGTAACTTTCAGTTTCCAGCAAGAGGCAAAAACAGTTTCGGTTTCCTAGCTTACACACGTTAGCTGCTGTTTTGACTTTCATTTCAGACTGAGTACACAGAGCAAACCTTCGTTCCAAAGACAGAGGGCAGCAGGGATTTGCTAATTTGTGAGCAGGCTTTACTAAGGGACGTATGAGTACAAAACTCTGGTCTGGATTCTGGGGCACCTATAagttagcttttattttatttttcttatatttttacaCTGGGCAAAGCACTATGCTTGGCACTGGGACAGGTAACATCGACTAAGTAAAGCAGTTTCTACCCTCAGAGAAGCTCATGTTCTCATATAGCCACTGGAGGGTGGATGTAGGGGAGCATGTGTCCCACACTCCTTTTATGCACCTGATGTCCTCACCACAGTCCTCTGAGGGGGATTATTCCTggtatttttcaggtgagtggcACAGAGAGCTGGGGTACCTTGTTCAAAGCTGATAAGCAGTATAAGTGAGACTTGAACCTAGTCCTCTGTGACTCTAAAACCTGCGACATCTCCAACCACCTCCCTCCCCGAGGAGAAGCTCAGGACGGAGTTTTGGGTTTTATGTTGGCACTCTGGAGTCCGTGGGAGGAACCATCTTGAAACCCTGACCTAGTGATTTGTTCTGGTCAGATTTCCTAAGTTGTGAGGCAGGACACTAAGCCATATGAAAGGACTATTTCACTCCACCTTTCACTGTGTAAATTATGCAGAGCAGTATACAAGCAGGTGTGGAGGCCACCTTTGGAAGGCAGGATAGAGAGAGTTCCCATTCCTGGGACGAGGAGTTGGGACGAGATGACCTTAAAAGCCACTTCTAACTCAAAGAGTCAGAGATTCTAGAAAGTAAGCTCTGTCCCTCTAGGGTTTAAATTCAAGACAAGCAGGACACTTATGTGATAAGGATTgagggggtgggactgaaagagGAGGTGGAGGCCCTGTTTATGGCAATAATCCACTTGataatttatttcaataattCCTCTAGCTTGGGAGTGGATGAGGATGGAGGGATTGGCTTAGTTAAAGGAGAGAAACAAGAAATGTGGTCCTTATGGAGCAATAATTTTACTCACATTTTAAACATCTCTTTAACTTGTTAGCATAAACACTGTAGATATACACAGAACAGATGCAAAAAAATTTTATGGTGATTGATCTGGGGAACACTGAGGCTGGATGATTCCTAACCTAAATCCATTTCTCCTACCTCAGAGCTTCAGAGAATGGAGAAGAGACTTCTGGACTAGGAGTCCCTGCTGTGTTGGTGATGCCATACAAATATCACCTCCTGGACCCTGGGATGACCTGCccaataagtggcagagccaggactcagatTTCTCTGATGCCACACTAATTCTCATGAAAGGATGGGCATATCTAAAGAAAGAATGGGTTGCAATAGTAGAAGAACAGATAGAAGGCACGGGGAGCTGTTTTGGGGCATCTGAGTGGGGGTCTTCGTGCTGCTCCACTAAGGACTGTGCTCACTGAGCTGAGGCCCCTGGGCATGTGCTAGTTAGGACAACTTCTCAGCAAAAGGTCAGCccggagagggagggaggtgttgAACTCACATCATCCTAGAATGTAATGGAAGGAGCTGGTTCTCCTCCTCATTACTGACCCCACTGCACATTACAGATAGTCACAAACACAACAGGGAACAAGTGAAGTTAAGGAAAAGCAGAATTGGACAGCCGCATTAAAAAGATTCATTAACACATTTATCAAATATGTATAACCTGCTAGTCCTTATTCTCAGGCAGGATGCAACCCAGCAGGAAGAGCCAAGTATATAAAAGAGCATCTAGTTTTCCTTCGCCATGTCTCATTTTTCTCAACTTATCGTTTTGGTTAAGAGCATAGATCTGGAGCCAGCGGGCCTGGATTGAATCCTAGTTTCACTGTTTACACCTtggtggccttggacaagtccctttaacttctctgtgcctcaggttctCCATCAAAAAAGTAAGGATAATTACATTATCTACTTTGCCAGtctgttgtgaggattcaatgagctTGAAAATAGTTATTGGCACTTAGTAAGCAAATAAAAGTGTTTGCTGTTTTTCTGCTGTTGCTATGTTGCATGTTTCTTTGTAAGTTTCCATACAGTCTTTCTTAAACATATTGGGgatacaacaaaataaaattaaatataagtaattgtatataatttattttaaaaattatgatacatatatgtgtatataaatattaatttatatatatatgtaatagtaCAAGGTGAAAAAACTACAAATAAGCACGTATATAAGGACTCCGAGAGCACAGTAGTCACTTAGGAATCCAGACGGACCGCTAAATATTCCTATCACGCCTTGTTATCTGTCCCCAAGCCACTCTGTTCTGTGCACCTCCCTGGCGAGGCCAGCGCTCCCCTAGGACTCACATCCAGCGCCTGTCTGGACAGTCCGCTCCTCTGTAGAAGGTGAAGTAAGACGTGAAAGGAGCAGGCAGTCCACAGCAGCTGCCGCTCAGGCCCAGCGCTAGGCCTCCTGAGAACACCACTCCAGACAGCAAAAATCACACTCAAAGGACAATAAAATAAACCTTTTAGAAAGAACCAGAAGAAATATGTAAAATCAaaagaactaaaacaaaaactcacAAGTTTTCAAAGGAGCAATTTTTTTCACAGTTTCTGTGAAAACCTGTTTAGTGTCAGGCCTCTCACAGTTCATCTGGGAGGCTGGGGTCTGCCATGATAGACAACCATTTGGATATTTGGGGATAGAAAGACCTTCTGTGAGCTTGAAGAAAGCTGGGCCTCAGAGAGGAAGGCGGCCAATCCCAGGCTGCCCAGTCTACAAACAGAGCCTCCACTCCCGTTCCTGACAGCCACCTTCTCTTTTTTACATAGGTGGTTTTAAAACCAGAGCCAGAGCTATCTGGGCTCTGATCCAAGGCTGTGGTGAAGACGTGATAAAGCAGAGTCTTTAGGCAACCCTCTCCACCCACCGCAGGCCAAGCCAGGAAACCAGCAGGTGGAAGCTACACCTGTTCCTTGGCTTTTCTTTCGTCCCTGATTCACTTTACCCAGTTCCTCACTCCTGCCCCCAGGGATGTCCTGCATATTAACAACCTGCACCAAGTTTTTGTCTCAGGCTGTGCTTCTAGAAGAACTCCAGCCAAGACAAAGAGCAACTGAATTTTTCTTCACTTCCTGCCCATGTGTAAAAAAGCATCTTCCTGTTTGACATGGATGGAGCCTAGAGGTCATCACTCCCTCACAAcaagaaaaaagccaaacaaactcAAAATCAACAACTAGCTTAGATTCCTGGGAGAATTAGGGTCACAGGGGAAACTGCTGCCCTGACAACTGGAAGGACAGATGCGGAAGAGAGAGGATCCAGCTTACCATAGTCAAATACTCTGGTGCAGAAGCCGCTGGGGGAACCAGTACCAGCAGGAACACTTTATACTGTCATTGGCCACTTGCTGGAAGGTCAGTGGACAGCCTGAGAGTTTAAAAATCCAGGGGGTTCATTCTTGGGGGGGGGTTCCCACCCTTTcatgaaaaactcaggaaaaacTCACTGCGAACATGGGGAAAAATCTTCCTGTGCTTCtggcagaaggaagagaaaaataaccattttttaaaacacccAGAACTCTCCGTTCTTAAAGTCTACCTTTAAGGAAACGATTTCACTGGAGCATGACACATTTGGGTTTTACAAAAGCCTAACTGACCCAGGGGAAGGGAGATAACCAAGGCTAGTCTCTTCTGGCCTTCAACGTGGAGGATGGGAATGACCCCACTCCTTCCCGTGTATGATTTCTTCTCTGCCCAGTAATGAGGACAAAGCCCACCAAACCTGAAGTAACGAGAGTGCAAAGTTGGGCATATGCTCAAGGGGGCAGGTCTACCCTTGTCCTGCTTTCTGGGAGAGGAACCAGGTCCCACACAGGTCAAACTAATTCTCTACTCATAACATCtggaggagaaataaagaattcagCCATCAAGATTTCTAAATATACAACTAGAATCATTAAACCACCAAGCCATGGAAAACATTTGAAAGGCCCTCTAAGTCCCATTCTTTACTTGCTTGCTTTGTAATGGTTAGCATTTGAATTAGTAAAATTTGGATACTATTTCTAGAGTGACTCAGGGAGAAAAGCATTAGACTTAAAACTAGAGGACGAGGGTATCTGTTCCCCGTACCACACTGAGTTATCTAAGCTCTTTGAACCTTAATGTCCTCATCCATCGAACTGAAATAATAATATTAGATCCCATCCCATTAGATTTAATGATATATGTACTGATATGATATAGACATGAACCATAACTACAAAATATCAGATAGGATTATTTCAAGAAAGAATATGTAGAGGCTTGAAACAGTAGCACTTGGGTGGAATAGAGCACTTAAACTGATCATTTAACTGGTAAAGTAGAGATAAAGACCCAcatatggaaaggagagagagatttaagACCTAGAACCCACTGTCTGTGTCTGTATGTTGTGAAGAGGGAaagcagaaagtaaaataaataactaaattttAGGGCTCTTTATCTCTGAGTTACATTAATCCCCATATCTGTGTTGTCCCTACAATAGCCCAGTGGCTTATGACTCTTAAGGGATGTTTCAGAACAGATGCCTCTAAGGGAGCTTTGTAAAATACAGATGTCCAGTCTCTcctccagaaattctgattccgCATGTCTAGGGTTGGGGAGGCCATGTATTTTTTGAAAGCTCCGAGAATGATACCAAAATACTCTCCTGCGTAAAAATCActataaattaaaaatctgaGGCTGAGGAAGCTTGAGCAAATTGCTAAGATACAACATTTGAGTGGCAGAGATAGGTTGTGAATCCAGGTTCTTTAAATCCCACTTGTGTGTTTTTCTCCGTCATGCAGTTCTGGAAGGCAAGGTCAGCCTTCATTAGTCTAGTCATTATGGCTGAGTTGAGCTGGCACCAGAAAGCAGCTTGCTCTCTGATGGATGGAGGCCAGGAGACAGCCACAGTCATAATGTACGAATTTAATTACCAGCAGTGCACACTGAAATCCATGGAGGAGAGCAATGAGAAATGAAGGCAGATTATCCAGGGCCACGACACTGCAAAGCTGGGAGACGCTGCACAGCCTGCTGCTGCTCATACCAACAAGCTGAACTTGGCTCTTTACCTCTGTAGCTTCAGTGTAGCCATAAGGGTGCAGCTCAGGCCTCGGTGAGATTGCCTGGGCCCCCTCTGACATCAATGAGAATTTTAAACCTGTGCAAAGAGCAGCCATGACCCCAAGCCAGTAGCAGGAAACAGCCTCAAAGCCACAGGCCCACCAGGGGTGGTTTGGTGAGTGCATTAAAAGACTCCTGATCTTGACCTCAAGTAGGTGTTTTGCAAAGATTCAGGATTGCCCCCCTAAAGTATAGTTCACAATCAGACTCGAGTTTCTCACTGAAGTTACTGATTTCTCCCAACATCACTCTGACAGGACATTGTGACAGCCTGTTTTGTGTCTCTCTGTTGGGTACTCTTCCTTCTCAGTCACAAGATTGAAAATTAGGCTTTCCATTGTTGTGGAAAGAGGTCAATTCTATCTCTCTCCCTGCCAACtctttagagatttttttcccatttcattttaaaaaatccaaatacaTTATAACCCTGATTCAATGAGAAGGAGCCTGTCTGGCCCTGGGATCACCTTTAATTACTAGGTATCAGTTTGCATGTGTCAGGTCTGCAAAGGAGAGATTGGTGAGGGCTACTGCTTCAGAACAGAACCTGCTGTGCACAGGACCTGCTCGTAAGACAGAGAGGCTGTGAGATTATAGGTGATGAATGTTGCCTGAGGCACCAGTGCTACTGCATGATTTTCTCTCCTTGTTCTTCCCTTACAGCCCCACGATTTATAATGCTCTGTCGTGTCCAATTTTGGTCACAGCCTGATGGATGTCATAAGGCTGTAAAAACCCtgaggttttgctttttttgtgtgttttctcccACTTTGTATTTGTTATAATCCATGTCACCCAATAACGGATTaattttttgatccatttttttgttcttgttaagCCTCTGAGGTTTGGGAAATGAATATTCAGAGTGCTAGTGTGTGGGACTGAGCTGAAAAATTATTCTGGCATAGGTatttaggaagaagaaaatgaggtACTGTTCCAGGGAATTTGATATACATAAAGAGGGTCAGATTAGGGATGAGAGgctctggatttgaatccaggctgtGCCACTAGCTGATTGCCATGATCTGGACACGTTGCCTcgcctccctgcctcagtttccctttctgcCTAAAAAAGCACTGGACTAGATGGTGTCTGGGTTCAGTCCCAGTTCTGGCACTCTGTGGATAGATCAGGACTCTG includes the following:
- the RTP4 gene encoding receptor-transporting protein 4, whose protein sequence is MDSKPQSKTMALDVRTWEQIFQELIWQEKPWARWTLKLDGNLKPDCIAPGWKQYRQRGFGRFQCSSCQRRWASAQVQILCHMKLEPRKSQGQVLMRTFAQRCRKCSRSQFEKPEFSLDSTQRILNNLVQHILEKFYRNGVKVSEIPVKLEVPLDGSHDTANCEACTLGFCMKNLQNCMTEPSKSPLSHMEIRSSSDCIGDVCGQNLPRNQSAEAKETQGSGYSCAHKGSRPSHAAARTQVPGADPQPKGDTGQLLTPGADRQATRGTGPQSIRVARLLPSEWTDPQPIQEGGPLPAGWGHSQSTLGTGPKAPWKTYSQAVRMKSQQSAQEEQATQGAGLQATRVTHPQPTKGTIPRATSGSDTQATGKAGTPTPGSNPQHTQGAIPKATAASGTQVTGRAGTPTPGSNPQHTQGAIPKATAASGTQVTGRAGTPTPGSNSQPTQGAIPKATAGLGSQATGRAGTPTPGSNSQPTQGAIPKATAASGTQATGRAGTPTPGSNSQPTQGAIPKATAASGTQATGRAGTPTPGSNSQQTLKAGHKCGPGTYSGTQAAWGRQEGCSPRGAASDSICRVSPSRLPNDSLGQEQLFRLGYVCVVALFTFLVSRYL